The genomic DNA GCCTTTGCCCTTGCCTCTGTGCCTTTGCCCCTTTGCCCCTTTGCCCCAGCCCTCATTCTTTGTCAAATAATTGATATTTTTTTCTTGACAACTCATTTGATATCCATTATCTTCTCAACACAAGATATAGTATTTTTATTTTGGGCAAATACCAAATAACCTGTCAACCATTGGAAAGTGACAATGAGGACAGAAACAACGAACCGGGAGGAGAAGCACCCCGGGGAGTTTTCTTCCTCAACTCTGCTCAACCACATCAGGGGCAAGATCGCAGTTCAGCAAAGCGGTACAGGCATGCAATGAACCGGTCAGTCATCTTGAAAGGAGCAGGCTATGAAAACCTTTGCCATTGTAAATCAAAAAGGAGGCTGCGGAAAGACAACAACATCCATCAACCTTGCCGCCGGCCTGGCGGATCGGGGAAAGAAAGTCCTGCTCGTCGACATGGACCCTCAATCCCACGCCTCCCTGGGACTCAACATCACGGTCGGCGAACTTGATCTGGGATTATATGATGTTCTCCTCGCCGTCGGGGAAGAGGACGGCCCACGGCTGGATGATATCGTTGCTCCAGTCGTCAAGAACCTTGACCTGGTTCCTTCGAACATTATTCTTTCCGCTTTTGAGCAGAAAATGGCCGGTACTGCAGGCCGCGAGACCCGACTGCTTGAGGCCATCAATGCCATGGAAGGAGAGTATGACTATCTCCTCATCGATTGTCCTCCATCCGTGGGGCTTCTCTCTTTCAACGCTCTCATGGCCGTTCATCACGTCATTATCCCCATTGAGCCAAGCTTCTTTTCACTTCACGGACTCGGCAAACAGATTGAATCAATTCGGATATTCACGGAAAAACTGAATCACTTCATTGAGATCCATACGCTCGTCACAATGTTCGATCGGCGGACCCGACTTTCCCGTGAAGTCCTGGAAGAGGTGCAAAAGCACTTCGGCAAACAGCTTTTTCAGACCGTTATCCATAACAACATCCGCCTCAAAGAGGCAGCCGGCTACGGCTCCCCCATCTGTAAATTTGATCGCCACTGTACCGGATTCCATGATTTTCAGGCCCTTGCCGAAGAAGTGTCTCTGCTCAAGGCCGTTGAGGTTCAGGTACAACCGGTGGAAACACTGGGGCCCCGGCCGGTACGCAACGGGATTCTCTTTTCCCTGGATGCACCGAACGTAAAATCCCTGAAGTTAGTGGGGGACTTCAACAACTGGACACCGGACAAAAATTCGGAACTGGAAAAGGGAGAGGCCGGAAGGTGGGAAAAAACTCTGTCCCTGCCGCCCGGGAGATACCATTATAAATTTATCGCCGACGGCGAGTGGCGGGAAGATTCCGGCAATCCCAACTACATCATCAACGATTTCGGCGGGATCGATTCCGTCGTGGAGGTCAAGCCGATAGAGTTCCCCGAACTGATGCAGCAGGACCGGTCCCTGGGCATGGAAGCGGACCAGCAGGAAGCGAGTTGAAAGATCCTGTTCCGGAATTCTATGGCCCACAACACATCAACGAGGGGGGTTCATGAAAACGAAGAGCTTGGGACGGGGAATGGAAGAGATTTCCCATATCTTTCTCTCTTCGGAACCGGCGACAGTTTCACGTAAAAAATCACAGGAAACCCGAAAGATCGAAAAGCCGGCCGCTGACAATTCCCTCCGAATGACCCCGTCGATCGGAATCACCGGAAGCACCGATCGATGGATCGGGACCTTTGCCCTCGTCAACATTTCCATTGAACTCGCCCGGCAGGGATACCGGGTCCTGGTGATCGACGAGGACCCCGGCCCCCTCAATGTAATGCGCTCCATGGGATTGATCGATGTAGAAAACCCCGGCGAAATGATTCTGCACAATGCCCCCATGGGAGTACGCATCGCCTACCGAACCCCTTTCCTCAACGACCTGGCGCTCTATAGTCGGCTTACCCGGGACGAAAAGAACTTTTCCTGGCCGGAACGTTACCGGCGGTTTGATTTTATCCTGTCCCATCTCCCGCAACGAAATTACGAAGATTTCGGTCCTTTCCTGCGCCGGACCTCTCTTTGTATCGCGATCGGTTCCACGGAACCCGAGGGAATGCTTCAAACCTATGCCGCAATTAAGGGCCTGAACCAGGCGGCACGGCAGATGAACTTTGGCCTCATCGTCTATGACTCGGTCGGCGTCATTCCCCCCGAAGAGGCATTTATAAAGATGGCCCGGAATGTTCGCAGGTTTCTTCACAAGGATCTCATAAGCTATTCCTTTATCCGGGACGACGCGGAAATTGCGGAATCGATGGAAACCGGTATGCCTCTCTCCCTGCAATCTCCGTCCTCCGAAGTGCGCCGTCAGTTATTCAGCATTGCCGGACTGATCATCGACGACTATGACAAGAAAACATCATGACCTTCAGAACCGTACCGTTGCAGAACAAAAAGAAATTAATCGAGCTGATTCGCACTTCCAGTTCTCTGCTGGAAGAAGGGATGGAAATTATTGACAGCGATATCGGCTCGGAAGAAATTCCCCTGATCGACCTGGTCGCCCGAAGGAGGAGCGGTGAGGCGCTCCTGATCCATACCGGAGTTACCGCGGATGAAAAAGCATTTCTCCACGCCGCCGCCCAATCGGCATGGTTTCAGTCAAATCATACGCTCCTGAGAAGAATCTATCCCGAGTTGACGCTGGACAATCAGGTTCCCCCAAGGGCTGCCCTGATCTACCCGGAATTTCCTCATCTGATGAAGAGATTTGTCAGGGCAGCCCCCCCCTCCTTTGCTCCCATGCTTTTCCGGTACCGCTGTCTCGTCTCGGAGGATACACAATTTCTTTATCTGGAGCGGTTCGACAAACCTCGGGAGCAGATGCGCCTTTCCGAGGAGGACGCTTCGCTCCCCCCCTTTCGAACCGGAATCGCGGGAAAGGACGTGATGCTCAGCCCTGAAGAGAGGGAGGCATTCTTCTCCTGAACAGCCACCCGACCCCATGGATGATGAACATCACAAGACCGTCTTCAAAAAAAATCCCCCCGGTGGCAAAAAGCACCGGGGGGATTTTTCGTATCTCTCGGAGGGGCTGGGCTTACATCATACCGCCCATGCCACCCATACCGCCCATGCCACCCATGCCGCCCGGCATTCCGGCCGGCATATCCGATTTTTCTTCCGGCTTGTCCGTAATCATGGCCTCCGTTGTAATCAGGAGAGAGGCAATGCTTGCGGCATTCTGTAATGCCGTTCGGGCCACCTTGGTCGGATCGATGATCCCGGCTTCGATCATATCAACATATTTTCCCGTGCCGGCATCGTAGCCGATATTGCCTTTTTCCTTCTTCACCTGCTCCACAACCACGGAACCTTCCACCCCGGCATTGTTGGCGATTTGCCGGATCGGCTCTTCGAGGGCCCGCTTAATGATGTTGACCCCGACCTGAAGATCTCCATCAAGTTTCAGCTTGTCCAGGGCGGCAATTGCTCGAATCACAGCAACGCCTCCTCCGGGGACGATCCCTTCTTCGACCGCCGCACGGGTGGCATTCAGCGCATCCTCAACGCGGGCCTTCTTCTCCTTCATCTCCGTTTCCGTCGCGGCTCCGACATTAATCACCGCCACGCCGCCGACCAGCTTGGCGAGACGTTCCTGCAGTTTCTCCCGGTCGTAGTCCGACGTGGACTGATCAATCTGGGCACGGATCTGCTTGACCCGGTTCTGAATGTCCTCCGCCTTGCCAGCACCATCAACAAGCGTCGTGTTGTCCTTGTCAATCTTGACGGTCTTGGCCTCTCCCATGTCTTCAATCTTGGCGGAATCAAGGGAAATTCCCACCTCTTCGGAGATGACCCGGCCTCCGGTCAGTACGGCGATATCTTCCAGCATCGCCTTTCTGCGATCTCCGAAACCGGGCGCCTTGACGGCGGCAATGTTCAGGGTTCCACGCAGCTTGTTAACAACGAGTGTCGCCAGAGCCTCACCGTCCACATCTTCAGCAATGATGACAAGGGGCTTGCCCATTTTGGCGATCTGTTCCAGCAGAGGCAGGATATCCTTCATGTTACTGATCTTCTTGTCATGGATCAGGATATACGGATCGCTCAGAACAGACTCCATCCGCTCAGCATCGGTCACAAAGTAGGGAGAAAGGTAACCACGATCAAACTGCATCCCCTCCACGGCCTCCAGGGTGGTCTCCATCCCCTTGGCCTCTTCCACGGTGATCACCCCTTCCTTCCCGACCTTTTCCATCGCCTCGGCAATAATCTCGCCAATGGTTACATCGTTGTTCGCTGAAATGGTCCCGACCTGGGCAATCTCTTTTTTATCCCGTGTCGGCTTGCTCAGTTTCTTGAGTTCCTCAACAACAACACTAACGGCCTGCTCAATCCCCCGCTTCAGTTCCATCGGATTGGCTCCGGCGGTGACATTCCGGGCACCTTCCCGGAAGATGGCCTGCGAAAGCACAGTGGCCGTTGTTGTGCCGTCACCGGCGACGTCTGAAGTCTTGCTTGCAACTTCCTTGACCACCTGGGCCCCCATGTTTTCGAATTTATCCTCCAGCTCGACTTCCTTGGCAACGGTCACCCCATCTTTGGTAGAGACGGGTGCACCGAACCCCTTGTCGATCACGACATTACGACCCAGCGGTCCGAGAGTCACCTTCACAACATCGGCCAACTTGTTAACCCCGCACAAGATCGACTTTCGAACATCCTCACTATACTGTATCATTTTCGCCATAGCTCAATACCTCCTTGATAGTTTTCAGATCCTTGCAGGTATTATTATTCAACAATACCCATCACATCTTCCAGTTTGACAATCCCGTACTCCGTCCCATCGATCTTGATATTGTCCGGGGCATAGGTCTTGAACATGATCATATCCCCAACCTTGACCTCTTCCACCTCTTTGCCGATGGCCTCGACCTTCCCCTTCTGGGGCCGCTCTTTGGCCGATTCCGGAATAATAATCCCTCCGGCGGTCTTTTCTTCCTGATCCAGGTAGCTGACCAAAAGGCGATCTTTCAATGGCTTTAGCATTTCTTTTCTCCTTTCTGTTCATTAAGTGCCAAAAACCCCAAATAGAGCCCCCCATCCAGGCTGTCGAAAAACCTGAAAGATTGTTATGTTAGCAGTCGTTACAGGGGAGTGCTAATGAAGTTGAAATATACTCGTGAAAAACCGATTTGCAATCCCCCTTATGTGTTATTTAGCGCGCTCACACCAAAGATTCTCAAGTTTCCAACCATTTGTCCGATATGAAGTTCAGAAGGGCAACCCCATTACAAACATCGCTGTTGTGATTCCGCTTCCGGGAGGGAGGATCGATGCAACTCAAGTCGAATCTGAAACTCAAATATTGTCCCATGCTGGACAGTTTTATCAAGATCCGTGAGTTTTCCCAGGAGGAAATCGACATCTTTTCCAACCATACAGACATCCGGGATAAGCGATCTTATCAGGACCTGGTCATCCGGGAGACCATACCGGATTTCAATGAAAAAATCCTGAAACTGATCCACAACGACGGAGAGATCGGCTTCGACATGGAAGGAGCAATTGATGAACTCTACCGGATGTGCATCAAGGTCAACCCCGCCCTGAATATCTATAATATCAGCATTCCCGTACAGGAAGGGGGGACCCCTCAGCTCCACCTGCAGCCGGGAAGGAAGCGGGACGTAAGAAACCGGATCCAGGAGATTCGGGGGTTGGAAGAAACGTTAAAACGGCGAATCATCGGACAGGATGAAGCCATTCGTCGAATCGTTCAATCCATTCAGAGTGCGAAGATCGGAATCAAGGACCCCCACCGGCCTGTCGGCTGTTTTATCTTCGCCGGACAGACGGGGGTAGGTAAGACCGAACTGGCCAAGGCCGTCGCGGAGTGTCTCGTGGGGAGCGAAAAGGAGATGATTCGCGTCGACTGCTCCGAGTTCTCGCAACCCCATGAATACGCGAAGTTGATCGGGGCACCTCCGGGGTACGTCGGGTATGAAGATGGAGGCAGCCTGACCACACCACTCCTGAAGAATCCCGAAAACGTCGTCCTCTTCGATGAAATTGAGAAGGCCAACAGCAAGCTTCACAACCTGCTGCTCCAGATCATGGACGAAGGGGACCTCACCGACAACAAAGGAAGGAAGATCCCTTTTCATGATGCCGTGGTAATTCTGACGACGAATGTCGGTGTCGAAGGGTTGGACGCGATGAAAAACGCCGTCGGTTTTACAAAGGAAGAACAGCCCGGACGGAAGATCGTCGAACGGGAAACCCTGAAGGCACTGGAGAAGACCTTCCGGCCGGAATTTCTCAACCGCATCGATGAAATCATCTGTTTTCGTCCACTCGGGACCGAAAGTATCCGCAAGATCGTCAGGCTCTTGTTGTCCCGTCTGAAGAAAAATCTTTCGCAAATGAAAATTTCCATCCGTTTCACACAGGGAGTCATCGACTTCATCAGCCGGGAAGGGATGGATCCGCGCTACGGTGCCCGTCCGTTACAGCGGGCAATCAAACAATATATTGAAGTCCCCCTGACGGAACGGATCCTCCATGCAAAAGAGGAATTCCCCATGAAGGTCGTAGCAAGGATTTCAGGCCGCCGGATTGTTTTTGTGGCGGATCGAACTCTCCCGGCAAACCGTGGGAACCATCGGATTCAGACCCTCTACCAGGAGACGGGATGAACTTTCCTTTCCTTGCATCAATAAAGAGTTTCCGCCGCCGGAGCAGGAAAGGTCCGACGACAACAGCCGGATTTTCCCTGATCGAAATCGTCATCGTCATCGCCGTCCTCTCGATTCTTGCAGGAATGATGGTCCCGATGTCGGTCCATCTTATCGACCAGAGAAATGTGGAATCCACAAAAAAGGAAATGAGCGAGATCAAGGACGGGTTGCTGCACTACTATGAAGATGTCTCTCCGAGTGCCTTTCCGGCGAATCTGGCAGACCTGGTCACCGCCCCCTTCGGGATCACCGGATGGAATGGCCCCTATTTCTCGGGATCCGCCTCCGAGGTACAGACCGACGCATGGGGGAACAACTACACCTACCGGGAATCCGGGAACTACGCCATCGTCATCAGCGGGGGGAATGACAAGAGTGTCGACTCCGGCTCCTACGACAATTTCCCTCCTTCCGACAGTCCGGCCGACAATTCCGACCTCGTCGTCAACGTGAACGGCAATCTCATCGCCGACAAGCTCAATGAGGAAAAGATCGAGGAGACGAAAGAGATCCTGAAGCTGGTCGCGGGAGATATCTACAACACGAACCCCACGACGGCGCCGACATCCTACACCCCAAGCCTTTCCGATGCCTGGGGAAACACCATTCAGTACAACCGGATCAGCAACTACTCCGTCAAGATTTACAGCTACGGGCTTGACGGCGTGGACGATTCCGGAAGCAGCGACGACATCTACTACTCCCTGATCTGGACTCCCTGAAAAATCAAGATCAAGCCGTCAGAATCACCTGGGCCACCGCATACTTGCGGATGTGGGAAAGGGAGAGGTAGGCATGAAAGACCCCGATCTTTTCAGCCTGCTCCCGAGTCTTTCCATGAAGGATCAGCTCCGGCTTTCCCGCCCCGGTACGGCACACCTCAATCTCGGGGAAGCTCACCCCCCTTCCCCATCCCATCCCGAGGGCTTTCATGGCCGCCTCCTTGGCGGCAAAACGGGCGGCATAATGTTCAAACCGGTTCTTTCTTGATTCACAGTACCGTACCTCCTGCTCCGTAAAAACCCGTACACGGAATCGCTCCGGATAGCGGGTCATCGCCTTTTCCATCCGGTCGACCTCCACCAGATCGATCCCGATTCCGACAATTCCTTTCATCACTTCCGGTCCCTTTCCGCGAAAACAAAAATGCCGGCGGAGACCTTCCCGCCGGCATGGATCATCACAAACCTCCTCGCTCCC from Deltaproteobacteria bacterium includes the following:
- a CDS encoding AAA family ATPase — translated: MKTFAIVNQKGGCGKTTTSINLAAGLADRGKKVLLVDMDPQSHASLGLNITVGELDLGLYDVLLAVGEEDGPRLDDIVAPVVKNLDLVPSNIILSAFEQKMAGTAGRETRLLEAINAMEGEYDYLLIDCPPSVGLLSFNALMAVHHVIIPIEPSFFSLHGLGKQIESIRIFTEKLNHFIEIHTLVTMFDRRTRLSREVLEEVQKHFGKQLFQTVIHNNIRLKEAAGYGSPICKFDRHCTGFHDFQALAEEVSLLKAVEVQVQPVETLGPRPVRNGILFSLDAPNVKSLKLVGDFNNWTPDKNSELEKGEAGRWEKTLSLPPGRYHYKFIADGEWREDSGNPNYIINDFGGIDSVVEVKPIEFPELMQQDRSLGMEADQQEAS
- a CDS encoding MinD/ParA family protein, which codes for MKTKSLGRGMEEISHIFLSSEPATVSRKKSQETRKIEKPAADNSLRMTPSIGITGSTDRWIGTFALVNISIELARQGYRVLVIDEDPGPLNVMRSMGLIDVENPGEMILHNAPMGVRIAYRTPFLNDLALYSRLTRDEKNFSWPERYRRFDFILSHLPQRNYEDFGPFLRRTSLCIAIGSTEPEGMLQTYAAIKGLNQAARQMNFGLIVYDSVGVIPPEEAFIKMARNVRRFLHKDLISYSFIRDDAEIAESMETGMPLSLQSPSSEVRRQLFSIAGLIIDDYDKKTS
- the groL gene encoding chaperonin GroEL (60 kDa chaperone family; promotes refolding of misfolded polypeptides especially under stressful conditions; forms two stacked rings of heptamers to form a barrel-shaped 14mer; ends can be capped by GroES; misfolded proteins enter the barrel where they are refolded when GroES binds) → MAKMIQYSEDVRKSILCGVNKLADVVKVTLGPLGRNVVIDKGFGAPVSTKDGVTVAKEVELEDKFENMGAQVVKEVASKTSDVAGDGTTTATVLSQAIFREGARNVTAGANPMELKRGIEQAVSVVVEELKKLSKPTRDKKEIAQVGTISANNDVTIGEIIAEAMEKVGKEGVITVEEAKGMETTLEAVEGMQFDRGYLSPYFVTDAERMESVLSDPYILIHDKKISNMKDILPLLEQIAKMGKPLVIIAEDVDGEALATLVVNKLRGTLNIAAVKAPGFGDRRKAMLEDIAVLTGGRVISEEVGISLDSAKIEDMGEAKTVKIDKDNTTLVDGAGKAEDIQNRVKQIRAQIDQSTSDYDREKLQERLAKLVGGVAVINVGAATETEMKEKKARVEDALNATRAAVEEGIVPGGGVAVIRAIAALDKLKLDGDLQVGVNIIKRALEEPIRQIANNAGVEGSVVVEQVKKEKGNIGYDAGTGKYVDMIEAGIIDPTKVARTALQNAASIASLLITTEAMITDKPEEKSDMPAGMPGGMGGMGGMGGMGGMM
- a CDS encoding co-chaperone GroES, with amino-acid sequence MLKPLKDRLLVSYLDQEEKTAGGIIIPESAKERPQKGKVEAIGKEVEEVKVGDMIMFKTYAPDNIKIDGTEYGIVKLEDVMGIVE
- a CDS encoding ATP-dependent Clp protease ATP-binding subunit, whose translation is MQLKSNLKLKYCPMLDSFIKIREFSQEEIDIFSNHTDIRDKRSYQDLVIRETIPDFNEKILKLIHNDGEIGFDMEGAIDELYRMCIKVNPALNIYNISIPVQEGGTPQLHLQPGRKRDVRNRIQEIRGLEETLKRRIIGQDEAIRRIVQSIQSAKIGIKDPHRPVGCFIFAGQTGVGKTELAKAVAECLVGSEKEMIRVDCSEFSQPHEYAKLIGAPPGYVGYEDGGSLTTPLLKNPENVVLFDEIEKANSKLHNLLLQIMDEGDLTDNKGRKIPFHDAVVILTTNVGVEGLDAMKNAVGFTKEEQPGRKIVERETLKALEKTFRPEFLNRIDEIICFRPLGTESIRKIVRLLLSRLKKNLSQMKISIRFTQGVIDFISREGMDPRYGARPLQRAIKQYIEVPLTERILHAKEEFPMKVVARISGRRIVFVADRTLPANRGNHRIQTLYQETG
- a CDS encoding prepilin-type N-terminal cleavage/methylation domain-containing protein, encoding MNFPFLASIKSFRRRSRKGPTTTAGFSLIEIVIVIAVLSILAGMMVPMSVHLIDQRNVESTKKEMSEIKDGLLHYYEDVSPSAFPANLADLVTAPFGITGWNGPYFSGSASEVQTDAWGNNYTYRESGNYAIVISGGNDKSVDSGSYDNFPPSDSPADNSDLVVNVNGNLIADKLNEEKIEETKEILKLVAGDIYNTNPTTAPTSYTPSLSDAWGNTIQYNRISNYSVKIYSYGLDGVDDSGSSDDIYYSLIWTP
- the acpS gene encoding holo-[acyl-carrier-protein] synthase yields the protein MKGIVGIGIDLVEVDRMEKAMTRYPERFRVRVFTEQEVRYCESRKNRFEHYAARFAAKEAAMKALGMGWGRGVSFPEIEVCRTGAGKPELILHGKTREQAEKIGVFHAYLSLSHIRKYAVAQVILTA